In Enterobacter cloacae, the following are encoded in one genomic region:
- a CDS encoding LysR family transcriptional regulator, whose protein sequence is MGKLEDMALLVEVAEAGGLSAAGRRLSLSPATMTARLKAIEERYQTRLFHRSTRSITLTRAGEEFYHAALRVLEEMHHAESLLTQKEGVLSGNIRLSAPSDFGRQYLSPAVIEFSRLHPEVNFFIYLREHVEDLVANRLDMSIRFGNLPDSSLVVRNIRPNHRVLVAARAYLNDRGTPSTFADLAHHRCLALESQGVVMNEWRFENEGEETVVRVEPAMVCDDGALLRQWALSGAGIAGKSWWDVKDDVETGRLTVLFADSFTGFSRYDRKDVGLQFVYPQRKLQPLQVSAFSQFFLDWLKR, encoded by the coding sequence ATGGGCAAACTTGAAGACATGGCATTGCTGGTTGAAGTCGCCGAGGCAGGAGGCCTTTCCGCCGCCGGACGACGCCTGTCGCTATCTCCTGCGACCATGACGGCCCGCCTGAAGGCAATTGAAGAGCGTTACCAGACTCGTCTGTTCCATCGTTCTACACGTTCCATCACGCTCACCCGCGCAGGCGAAGAGTTTTACCATGCCGCGCTGCGCGTACTGGAAGAGATGCATCACGCCGAGTCGTTACTGACACAAAAAGAAGGTGTTCTCAGTGGCAATATTCGTCTCTCCGCCCCCTCTGACTTTGGCAGGCAGTACCTTAGCCCCGCCGTTATCGAATTTTCCCGGCTCCATCCTGAAGTGAACTTTTTCATCTATTTAAGGGAGCATGTTGAGGATCTGGTCGCTAACCGGCTGGATATGAGCATTCGTTTCGGCAACCTGCCGGACAGCAGCCTTGTCGTCAGAAATATCCGCCCGAATCACCGGGTTCTGGTCGCTGCCAGGGCTTATCTGAACGATCGTGGTACCCCCTCCACTTTTGCAGATTTAGCCCATCACCGGTGTCTGGCACTTGAGTCTCAGGGGGTGGTAATGAACGAATGGCGTTTTGAAAATGAGGGTGAAGAAACCGTCGTTCGCGTAGAACCAGCGATGGTGTGTGACGACGGGGCGTTGCTTCGCCAGTGGGCGCTCAGTGGGGCGGGTATAGCAGGAAAATCGTGGTGGGATGTGAAAGACGATGTTGAGACCGGCAGACTCACGGTGCTGTTTGCCGACAGTTTTACCGGATTTAGCCGATACGACCGCAAAGATGTCGGGCTGCAATTTGTTTACCCGCAACGCAAATTACAGCCGCTTCAGGTCTCTGCTTTTAGCCAGTTTTTTCTCGACTGGCTTAAACGGTAA
- the sye3 gene encoding alkene reductase has translation MNRISLFERYRLGKQNLKNRIVMAPMTRARSLQPGNIPSSLMAEYYRQRTSAGLIITEATQISPQGQGYSWTPGIHSPDQVTGWQLTTGAVHQAGGVIFSQLWHVGRMSHASFHQDGKPVAPSALAPDAKVWIVNDKGEGQMVDCPQPRTLSRKDIHGIIAQYRQAALNAVQAGFDGVEVHGGNGYLIDQFLRQTSNKRTDEYGGTLANRIRFAQEVLNAIAEAIGHERTGIRLSPFITQRGMNDPQVTEAILALAAWCEQRGIAFIHLAEADWDDAPQVPDHFRKSLREVFTGTLIVAGNYDLDKAEKILAAGYADLIAFGRPFIANPDLPHRLEHHLPLARVRDPATLFGGTATGYTDYPIYNLQENDLQ, from the coding sequence ATGAACCGTATTTCACTTTTTGAACGTTACAGGTTGGGTAAACAGAACCTGAAAAATCGTATCGTTATGGCACCGATGACGCGCGCGCGCTCACTTCAGCCGGGAAACATTCCGTCCTCCCTGATGGCTGAGTATTACCGGCAACGAACCAGCGCAGGATTGATCATCACGGAAGCCACACAGATCTCTCCCCAGGGCCAGGGATATTCATGGACACCCGGGATCCATTCTCCTGACCAGGTTACAGGGTGGCAACTCACCACGGGGGCTGTGCATCAGGCGGGAGGTGTGATTTTTTCTCAGCTCTGGCACGTCGGCCGGATGTCGCATGCCAGTTTTCACCAGGATGGAAAGCCCGTAGCCCCGTCAGCCCTGGCTCCTGACGCGAAGGTGTGGATAGTGAATGACAAAGGTGAAGGCCAAATGGTTGACTGCCCGCAACCGAGAACGCTTTCACGTAAGGATATTCACGGCATTATTGCTCAGTATCGTCAGGCTGCATTGAATGCTGTTCAGGCCGGGTTTGATGGCGTGGAAGTCCACGGGGGAAACGGCTATCTGATCGACCAGTTTCTGCGTCAAACCTCAAACAAACGCACGGATGAGTATGGCGGCACCCTCGCCAACCGGATCCGTTTTGCGCAGGAGGTGTTGAACGCCATTGCTGAGGCCATTGGTCACGAGCGCACGGGCATCCGCCTGTCACCGTTTATTACCCAACGCGGGATGAACGATCCGCAGGTCACTGAGGCAATACTCGCTCTCGCGGCCTGGTGTGAACAGCGAGGGATTGCGTTCATCCACCTGGCCGAAGCTGACTGGGACGATGCGCCACAAGTGCCTGACCACTTCCGTAAATCACTTCGTGAGGTATTCACGGGAACCCTTATCGTCGCGGGGAACTATGACCTTGATAAAGCGGAAAAAATACTGGCTGCGGGCTATGCCGACTTGATCGCGTTCGGTCGGCCGTTTATTGCCAACCCGGATTTACCGCATCGACTTGAGCACCATTTGCCTCTGGCTCGGGTGCGTGATCCCGCCACGCTGTTTGGTGGCACCGCGACGGGATATACCGATTACCCCATTTACAACCTGCAAGAGAATGATCTGCAGTGA